Proteins encoded in a region of the Pirellulales bacterium genome:
- a CDS encoding ester cyclase has product MSCRAGEPARSYATSFSWWFPPITQPLSEPALAGLLDRWRVAMTHTGKWMGMPPTGRRVAAHGSTWIRIADGIFVEGWDYWEQQRAADAVRSRRKPPKRR; this is encoded by the coding sequence ATGAGCTGTCGAGCAGGTGAGCCGGCTAGGTCATATGCCACCAGCTTTAGCTGGTGGTTTCCGCCCATCACTCAGCCCCTGTCTGAGCCGGCTTTAGCCGGGCTTCTCGACCGCTGGCGCGTGGCCATGACGCACACGGGCAAGTGGATGGGAATGCCACCGACCGGCCGGCGCGTCGCGGCCCACGGTTCAACCTGGATTCGCATCGCCGACGGCATTTTCGTCGAGGGCTGGGATTATTGGGAGCAGCAACGGGCCGCCGACGCCGTCCGCAGCCGGCGCAAACCGCCGAAGAGGCGGTAA